In one Solanum lycopersicum chromosome 11, SLM_r2.1 genomic region, the following are encoded:
- the LOC101259024 gene encoding uncharacterized protein: MSKFDNSNVLSICKTVLICGLVLYVTTIIVFNDSSCPSSDLLSSLKFTTLPSYDSQTNVAQSKSSTNISHLLFGLLGSEKAWHHRKSYIESWWRPNITNGYLLLDVPPKGDLLPWSSNSPPYKISDDVPKLVNETKHVDATVLRLVHGIMEVFREEYEGVRWLVMGDDDSIFFLDNMVDILAQYDHTKYYYFGGHSEFILSNYWYSFNQGFGGAGFILSYPLAKALARDMMSCLKRYAHLNAADRTTMTCIADIGVNLSPLLGVHQIDLRGDLSGFLSSHPKSLLMSLHHFDMVDPIFPSMDRAQSGYHLLNAANYDQSRMLQQTICHKRSTSWTFSISWGYSAHIYEKIMPRSWLQNPIETFKTWARSPKPPHYMFDTRTPSWDPCEAPHVFFFKSVEKTPKNEILTTYTRAWPRGIGNCSFTGNYSAEYVSEIHVYSPSTKRIEIDRCECCDVIHEEGSNKADIKYRECKEDEIIA, encoded by the exons ATGTCTAAATTTGACAACTCCAATGTCCTTAGCATTTGCAAAACAGTCCTAATTTGTGGTCTAGTGTTATATGTGACAACCATCATTGTGTTCAATGACTCTAGTTGTCCATCATCTGATCTTTTGTCTTcattaaaattcacaactttaCCTTCTTATGATTCTCAAACAAATGTTGCACAATCCAAAAGTTCCACTAACATTAGTCACCTTCTATTTGGTCTTTTAGGGTCAGAAAAAGCATGGCATCATAGAAAATCATATATTGAATCATGGTGGAGACCAAATATTACAAATGGATATCTTTTACTAGATGTCCCTCCTAAAGGTGATCTTCTTCCATGGTCTTCAAATTCACCTCCTTACAAAATATCAGATGATGTTCCAAAACTTGTTAATGAGACCAAACATGTCGATGCAACGGTTCTAAGGTTGGTTCATGGGATAATGGAGGTGTTTAGAGAGGAATATGAAGGTGTAAGATGGCTAGTTATGGGAGATgatgattcaatatttttcttgGATAATATGGTTGATATTCTTGCACAATATGATCAtactaaatattattattttggtggACATTCTGAatttatattatcaaattattGGTACTCATTTAATCAAGGTTTTGGTGGTGCTGGATTTATATTGAGTTATCCTTTGGCTAAAGCATTGGCAAGAGATATGATGTCTTGTTTAAAGAGATATGCTCATTTGAATGCTGCTGATAGAACAACTATGACTTGCATTGCTGATATTGGTGTCAATCTATCTCCTCTTTTAGGTGTTCATCAG ATTGATTTACGTGGTGATCTATCAGGATTTCTATCATCACATCCAAAGTCTCTATTAATGTCACTTCATCATTTTGACATGGTTGATCCAATTTTTCCCTCTATGGATCGTGCACAATCAGGATATCATCTCCTAAATGCTGCAAATTATGATCAATCAAGAATGTTACAACAAACAATTTGTCACAAAAGGTCTACTAGTTGGACATTTTCAATTTCATGGGGATACTCAGCACATATTTATGAGAAAATTATGCCTAGAAGTTGGTTACAAAATCCAATTGAAACATTCAAGACATGGGCTAGAAGTCCTAAGCCACCACATTACATGTTTGATACTAGAACACCTTCGTGGGATCCTTGTGAAGCTCctcatgtttttttctttaagtCCGTTGAAAAAACgccaaaaaatgaaattcttacaaCATATACAAGAGCATGGCCTCGAGGGATTGGAAATTGTTCATTTACTGGAAATTATTCTGCTGAATATGTATCAGAAATTCATGTTTATTCACCATCAACAAAACGTAttgag atCGATAGATGTGAATGTTGTGACGTAATTCATGAGGAGGGATCGAATAAAGCTGATATCAAGTATAGAGAATGTAAGGAAGATGAGATAATAGCCTGA